Proteins from a single region of Chromobacterium sp. ATCC 53434:
- a CDS encoding DMT family transporter: MSFAPNQKKAYAFGLGAVLAWSTVASAFKLSLQHLSPMQLVLYASAASLLALLSILAWQRRLPELAAACRRHWKSSLLFGAVNPFVYYLVLFQAYSLLPAQEAQAINYTWALTMTLLAVPLLRQRLRAQDAVAALVCYLGVLVIGTRGQLLELHFSNRLGVMLALASTLLWAGYWIFNTRDSREPVLGLTLNFAFSLPLSLAWCAWHGQLTPPSWQGLAGAAYVGALEMGFTFVLWLSAMKLTRNTASIANLIFLSPLVSLLLIHLIVGEAILPSTLLGLALILGGLAAQKLPLRRTSAQPAADGST, translated from the coding sequence TTGTCGTTCGCCCCCAACCAGAAAAAAGCCTACGCCTTCGGTCTCGGCGCCGTGCTGGCCTGGTCCACCGTCGCCAGCGCGTTCAAACTCAGCCTGCAGCATCTGAGTCCGATGCAGCTGGTGCTATACGCCAGCGCCGCCTCGCTGCTGGCCTTGCTGTCCATCCTCGCCTGGCAACGGCGGCTGCCCGAGCTGGCCGCCGCCTGCCGCCGCCACTGGAAAAGCTCGCTGCTGTTCGGCGCGGTCAACCCCTTCGTCTACTACCTGGTGCTGTTCCAGGCCTACTCGCTGCTGCCGGCCCAGGAAGCGCAGGCGATCAACTACACCTGGGCGCTGACGATGACGCTGCTGGCGGTGCCGCTGCTGAGGCAGAGGCTGCGCGCCCAGGACGCCGTCGCCGCGCTGGTCTGCTATCTGGGCGTACTGGTGATAGGCACCCGCGGCCAGTTGCTGGAACTGCACTTCTCCAACCGCCTGGGCGTGATGCTGGCGCTGGCCTCGACGCTGCTGTGGGCCGGCTACTGGATCTTCAACACCCGCGACTCGCGCGAGCCGGTATTGGGCCTGACTCTGAACTTCGCCTTCAGCCTGCCGCTGAGCCTGGCCTGGTGCGCCTGGCACGGCCAGCTGACGCCGCCGTCCTGGCAGGGGCTGGCCGGCGCCGCCTACGTCGGCGCGTTGGAGATGGGCTTCACCTTCGTGCTGTGGCTGTCGGCGATGAAGCTGACGCGCAACACCGCCAGCATCGCCAACCTGATCTTCCTGTCGCCGCTGGTCTCTCTGTTGCTGATCCACTTGATCGTCGGCGAGGCCATCCTGCCGTCGACGCTGCTGGGCCTGGCGCTGATCCTGGGCGGCCTGGCGGCGCAGAAACTGCCGCTGCGCCGGACTTCTGCGCAGCCGGCGGCCGATGGCTCGACCTGA
- the hprK gene encoding HPr(Ser) kinase/phosphatase, with amino-acid sequence MPSITVRRLYQENQQKLNLTWVAGTGGSDNVIGNDDQRPTLALVGHLNFIHPNRVQVLGLAEVDYLNKLEQSAAKTALDQLFHKSMSVVMVANNQPVPRLLRDYCHSHNVPLMCSTLESPYLMDVLRIYLARALAVSTVLHGVFLDVFEIGVLIMGDSAMGKSELALELISRGHGMVADDAVELYRIGPDTLEGRCPPLLRDFLEVRGLGILNIRTIFGETAVRPKKVLKLIIHLVKANDQAMQALDRLNIQSETQDIIGVTVRKVVLPVAAGRNLAVLVEAAVRNYILQLRGIDSTREFIERHTNFLRDQENAPDID; translated from the coding sequence ATGCCTAGCATCACCGTACGCAGGCTGTACCAGGAAAATCAGCAGAAACTCAATCTGACCTGGGTGGCCGGCACCGGCGGCTCCGACAATGTGATCGGCAACGACGACCAGCGCCCGACGCTGGCGCTGGTCGGCCACCTGAACTTCATCCACCCGAACCGGGTGCAGGTGCTGGGCCTGGCCGAAGTCGACTACCTGAACAAGCTGGAGCAGTCGGCCGCCAAGACCGCGCTGGACCAGCTGTTCCACAAGAGCATGTCGGTGGTGATGGTGGCCAACAACCAGCCGGTGCCGCGGCTGCTGCGCGACTACTGCCACAGCCACAACGTGCCCTTGATGTGCAGCACGCTGGAAAGTCCGTACCTGATGGACGTGCTGCGGATCTACCTGGCCCGCGCGCTGGCGGTGTCCACCGTCTTGCACGGCGTTTTCCTCGACGTGTTCGAGATCGGCGTGCTGATCATGGGCGACTCGGCGATGGGCAAGAGCGAGCTGGCGCTGGAACTGATCTCGCGCGGCCACGGCATGGTCGCCGACGACGCCGTCGAGCTGTACCGCATCGGCCCGGACACGCTGGAGGGCCGCTGCCCGCCGCTGCTGCGCGACTTTCTCGAAGTGCGCGGCCTCGGCATCCTCAACATCCGCACCATCTTCGGCGAGACCGCGGTCCGGCCGAAAAAGGTGCTGAAACTGATCATCCACCTGGTCAAGGCCAACGACCAGGCGATGCAGGCGCTGGACCGGCTCAACATCCAGTCCGAGACCCAGGACATCATAGGCGTCACCGTGCGCAAGGTGGTGCTGCCGGTGGCCGCCGGCCGCAACCTGGCCGTGCTGGTGGAGGCCGCCGTGCGCAACTACATCCTGCAGCTCAGGGGCATAGACAGCACCCGCGAATTCATCGAACGCCACACCAACTTCCTACGGGACCAGGAAAATGCGCCTGATATTGATTAG
- a CDS encoding flavin prenyltransferase UbiX, which yields MSRRKTVTVALTGASGLPYGLRLIETLLAAGIRVWVLYSQAAQVVAKQEMQLTLPSRPAEMKAWLLERYPAPPEQLEVYGREEWFAPAASGSNPPDAMVVCPCSMGTLASIRHGLSDNLIERAADVCIKERRTLVLVPRETPLSAIHLENMLDLARLGVVILPPSPGFYTHPASVDDMVDFVVSRILDQLGVAQTLTPRWGE from the coding sequence ATGTCCCGCCGCAAAACCGTCACCGTCGCCCTGACCGGCGCCTCCGGCCTGCCCTACGGCCTGCGCCTGATCGAAACCCTGCTGGCCGCCGGCATCCGGGTCTGGGTGCTGTACTCCCAGGCCGCCCAGGTGGTGGCCAAGCAGGAAATGCAGCTGACGCTGCCGTCGCGCCCGGCCGAGATGAAGGCCTGGCTGCTGGAACGCTACCCCGCCCCGCCCGAGCAGCTGGAAGTGTACGGTCGCGAGGAATGGTTCGCGCCGGCGGCGTCCGGCTCCAATCCGCCGGACGCGATGGTGGTGTGTCCATGCTCGATGGGCACGCTGGCCTCGATACGCCACGGCCTCAGCGACAATCTGATCGAGCGCGCCGCCGACGTCTGCATCAAGGAGCGGCGCACGCTGGTGCTGGTGCCGCGCGAAACGCCGCTGTCCGCCATCCATCTGGAAAACATGCTGGACCTGGCCCGGCTGGGCGTGGTGATCCTGCCGCCGTCTCCCGGCTTCTACACCCACCCGGCCAGCGTCGACGACATGGTGGACTTCGTCGTGTCGCGCATCCTCGATCAACTGGGCGTCGCGCAGACGCTGACGCCGCGCTGGGGAGAATGA
- a CDS encoding sensor histidine kinase, with product MAWITTILGSTGLYFYLHDYGIDQSDFQTQRAAVQSRLSLSLPHGIWQLDDENVRLALDSELSWPSVIAINVKGESGLNLGRTRDGNGTLRDMLPNERPKVDDMMKIPIVYQGKEHLGTATVYLSHDALRAREDQHLITIIAQIVLLDGMIFFIMSFNLQRFIFQPLAKLQQALNTAIRAPDATGAQITHLADDEIGGIVNGFNRIVARTAADLVKRTAAEAIAREEKEKAQQAYSQLMATQETLVEAEKMASLGSLVAGVAHEINTPVGITLTAASHLGTATSHITGKLDSGNIKKSDFQSYLETAQECCELILANSERAANLIHSFKQVAVDQTSEARRSFHLHDYLNEVITSLKPRFKHTKVAIDIQCEEDILLDSYPGALAQVLTNLVVNALIHGYESGEIAGTIVIEAHRNDAQHVSLSISDSGKGIAPENLGRIFDPFFTTRRGSGGSGLGLNIVYNIVRQRLGGNIEAHSEVGQGTRFKLDMPCVAPTVQHKENVA from the coding sequence ATGGCATGGATCACCACCATTCTGGGCAGCACCGGGCTGTATTTCTATCTTCATGACTACGGCATAGACCAGAGCGACTTCCAGACCCAACGAGCCGCGGTGCAATCCAGACTATCGCTGTCGCTGCCACACGGCATCTGGCAACTGGACGACGAGAACGTCCGTCTGGCGCTGGACAGCGAGTTGAGCTGGCCGTCGGTGATCGCCATCAACGTCAAGGGGGAGAGCGGCCTCAATCTCGGCCGCACCCGCGATGGCAACGGCACGCTGCGCGACATGCTGCCGAACGAGCGTCCCAAGGTGGACGACATGATGAAGATTCCCATCGTCTACCAGGGCAAGGAACACCTGGGCACCGCCACCGTCTATCTGTCTCATGACGCGCTGCGCGCCCGCGAGGACCAGCACCTGATCACCATCATCGCCCAGATCGTGCTGCTGGACGGCATGATCTTCTTCATCATGTCCTTCAATCTGCAGCGCTTCATCTTCCAGCCGCTGGCCAAGCTGCAGCAGGCATTGAACACGGCGATACGCGCGCCCGACGCCACCGGCGCCCAGATCACCCATCTGGCCGACGACGAGATCGGCGGCATCGTCAACGGCTTCAACCGCATCGTCGCCCGCACCGCGGCCGACCTGGTGAAACGGACGGCGGCCGAGGCCATCGCCCGCGAAGAGAAGGAAAAGGCGCAGCAGGCTTACAGCCAGCTGATGGCGACGCAGGAAACGCTGGTGGAGGCGGAAAAGATGGCCTCGCTCGGCAGCCTGGTGGCCGGCGTCGCCCACGAGATCAACACCCCGGTCGGCATCACGCTGACCGCCGCCTCCCATCTGGGCACCGCCACCTCGCACATCACCGGCAAGCTGGACAGCGGCAATATCAAGAAGAGCGACTTCCAGAGCTATCTGGAGACCGCGCAGGAATGCTGCGAGCTGATCCTGGCCAACTCCGAGCGCGCCGCCAACCTGATCCACAGCTTCAAGCAGGTGGCGGTGGACCAGACCAGCGAGGCGCGACGCAGCTTCCATCTGCACGACTACCTGAACGAGGTGATCACCAGCTTGAAGCCGCGCTTCAAGCACACCAAGGTGGCGATAGACATCCAGTGCGAGGAAGACATTCTGCTGGACAGCTACCCCGGCGCGCTGGCCCAGGTGCTGACCAACCTGGTGGTCAACGCGCTGATACACGGCTATGAAAGCGGCGAGATTGCTGGCACCATCGTGATAGAAGCCCACCGCAACGATGCCCAGCACGTGTCGCTCAGCATCAGCGACAGCGGCAAGGGCATCGCGCCGGAAAACCTGGGACGGATCTTCGATCCCTTCTTCACCACCCGTCGCGGCAGCGGCGGCAGCGGCCTGGGCCTCAACATCGTCTACAACATCGTGCGGCAAAGGCTGGGCGGCAATATCGAGGCGCACAGCGAAGTGGGGCAAGGCACCCGTTTCAAGCTGGACATGCCCTGCGTCGCGCCCACCGTCCAGCATAAGGAGAACGTGGCATGA
- the hpf gene encoding ribosome hibernation-promoting factor, HPF/YfiA family, with amino-acid sequence MNLKVTGLHLEVTPSLREYIENKLERITRHVDHVIDISVTLSVDKLVQKAEVNVHLSGKDIHIEASEADLYAAIDLLMDKLDRQVLKYKEKLTEHRAQGTGQSSGEAVQASL; translated from the coding sequence ATGAACCTCAAAGTAACTGGCCTGCACCTGGAAGTCACCCCGTCGCTGCGCGAATACATCGAAAACAAACTGGAGCGCATCACCCGCCACGTCGACCATGTGATCGACATCTCCGTTACTCTCTCGGTGGACAAACTGGTTCAAAAAGCGGAAGTCAACGTGCACCTGTCCGGCAAGGACATCCACATCGAGGCGTCCGAGGCAGACCTCTACGCCGCCATCGATCTGCTGATGGACAAGCTGGATCGCCAGGTGTTGAAGTACAAGGAAAAGCTGACCGAGCATCGCGCGCAGGGCACCGGCCAAAGTTCCGGCGAAGCTGTGCAAGCCTCGCTGTGA
- a CDS encoding hemolysin III family protein has product MYHGERFNGYSHLAGTLLAIAGLVVLVVEAAMQRDPWKIVSFSLYGGTLVTLYLISTLYHSFRGKAKAVLQKCDHSAIYLLIAGSYTPFALVTLRGVWGWTLFGVSWGLALFGIVQELTLGRRTRLLSMILYVVMGWLVLIAIKPLVEALEPGGLFWLGLGGLLYSIGIYWFLNDEKIRHGHGIWHLFVLGGSICQYLCVLNYVA; this is encoded by the coding sequence ATGTATCACGGGGAACGTTTCAACGGCTATTCCCATTTGGCCGGCACCTTGTTGGCGATAGCCGGGCTGGTGGTGCTGGTGGTCGAGGCGGCCATGCAGCGCGATCCATGGAAGATCGTCAGCTTCAGCCTGTACGGCGGCACGCTGGTCACGCTTTATCTGATTTCCACGCTGTACCACAGCTTCCGCGGCAAGGCCAAGGCGGTGCTGCAGAAGTGCGACCACTCGGCCATCTATCTGCTGATCGCCGGCAGCTACACGCCGTTCGCGCTGGTGACGCTGCGCGGCGTCTGGGGTTGGACGCTGTTCGGCGTCAGCTGGGGGCTGGCGCTGTTCGGCATCGTCCAGGAGCTGACGCTGGGCCGGCGCACCCGGCTGCTGTCGATGATTCTGTATGTGGTGATGGGCTGGCTGGTGCTGATCGCGATCAAGCCGCTGGTCGAGGCGCTGGAGCCGGGCGGCCTGTTCTGGCTGGGTCTGGGCGGGCTGTTGTACAGCATAGGCATCTACTGGTTCCTGAACGACGAGAAGATACGCCACGGCCACGGCATCTGGCATCTGTTCGTGCTCGGCGGCAGCATCTGCCAGTATCTGTGCGTGCTGAACTACGTCGCCTGA
- a CDS encoding DUF3369 domain-containing protein: MSTETLPPDEDNWLLDDGDADGEAAQRPSELRKPWKVLIVDDEKDVHTATRIALRGISYKERPLELISAYSGAEAFIELQQHPDIALIMLDVVMESEDAGLRLVHRIRGELDNGVVRIVLRTGQPGQAPEQEVILNYDINDYKTKTELTTQKLFTTTIASLRAYENLVSLEKNRQGLAKILESASDLYQLHSLREFASGVLRQISALLDIGTDGILCVRNENHHSGRPELEILAVSGAYEYLADAGDLTNEPHLAAVFQQVFKEKRSIYQHPYDVLYITSRNKREFAVHFMPQWPLDGVERDLLDVFCQRISAAYDNLYLYNQLRSAQEATVVALADLAEFRDTDTGDHVLRVQKLADAIAGEMVNQGHYPELMSREFMDMVGMASILHDIGKVAIPDNILLKPGKLDPEERTVMEQHAAIGSQILDKSAKMVEGTSYLSLGSEIAGGHHEHFDGNGYPRKLKGQDIPLSARIVAVIDVFDALLNKRPYKEPWSMEDTMKYISSRAGSQFDPLVVQALTKLVEEDRLPVQFGE, encoded by the coding sequence ATGAGCACCGAGACATTGCCTCCCGACGAGGACAACTGGCTGCTGGACGACGGCGACGCGGACGGCGAAGCAGCGCAGCGGCCTTCCGAGCTGCGCAAGCCGTGGAAGGTGCTGATCGTCGACGATGAAAAGGACGTGCACACCGCCACCCGCATCGCGCTGCGCGGCATCAGCTACAAGGAGCGTCCGCTGGAGCTGATCAGCGCCTATAGCGGCGCCGAGGCCTTCATCGAGCTGCAGCAGCATCCGGACATCGCGCTGATCATGCTGGACGTGGTGATGGAAAGCGAGGACGCCGGACTCAGGCTGGTGCACCGCATCCGCGGCGAGCTCGACAACGGCGTGGTGCGCATCGTGCTGCGCACCGGCCAGCCCGGCCAGGCGCCGGAGCAGGAAGTCATACTCAACTACGACATCAACGACTACAAGACCAAGACCGAGCTGACCACGCAGAAGCTGTTCACCACCACCATCGCGTCGCTGCGCGCCTACGAGAACCTGGTGTCGCTGGAAAAGAACCGCCAGGGCTTGGCCAAGATACTGGAGAGCGCGTCCGACCTGTACCAGCTGCACTCGCTGCGCGAATTCGCCTCCGGCGTGCTGCGCCAGATCAGCGCCCTGCTCGACATCGGCACCGACGGCATCCTGTGCGTGCGCAACGAGAACCACCACAGCGGCCGACCGGAACTGGAAATCCTCGCCGTGTCCGGCGCCTACGAATATCTGGCCGATGCCGGCGACCTGACCAACGAACCGCACCTGGCCGCGGTGTTCCAGCAGGTGTTCAAGGAAAAGCGCAGCATCTACCAGCATCCATACGACGTGCTGTACATCACCTCGCGCAACAAGCGCGAATTCGCCGTCCACTTCATGCCGCAGTGGCCGCTGGACGGCGTCGAGCGCGATCTGCTCGATGTGTTCTGTCAGCGGATTTCCGCCGCCTACGACAACCTCTATCTGTACAACCAGCTGCGCAGCGCGCAGGAGGCGACGGTGGTGGCGCTGGCCGACCTGGCCGAATTCCGCGACACCGACACCGGCGACCACGTGCTCAGAGTGCAGAAGCTGGCCGACGCCATCGCCGGCGAAATGGTCAATCAGGGCCATTATCCGGAGCTGATGAGCCGCGAGTTCATGGACATGGTCGGCATGGCCAGCATCCTGCACGATATCGGCAAGGTGGCCATCCCGGACAACATCCTGCTGAAACCGGGCAAGCTGGACCCGGAGGAGCGCACGGTGATGGAGCAGCATGCCGCCATCGGCTCGCAGATCCTCGACAAGTCGGCGAAGATGGTCGAGGGCACCAGCTATCTGTCGCTGGGTTCGGAAATCGCCGGCGGCCACCACGAGCACTTCGACGGCAACGGCTATCCGCGCAAGCTCAAGGGCCAGGACATCCCGCTGTCGGCGCGCATCGTCGCGGTGATAGACGTGTTCGACGCGCTGCTGAACAAGCGGCCGTACAAGGAGCCGTGGAGCATGGAGGACACGATGAAGTACATCAGCAGCCGCGCCGGCAGCCAGTTCGATCCGCTGGTGGTGCAGGCCTTGACCAAGCTGGTCGAGGAAGACCGACTGCCGGTGCAGTTCGGCGAGTGA
- the rapZ gene encoding RNase adapter RapZ, translating into MRLILISGLSGSGKSVALRALEDAGFYCVDNLPATMLPEAMALYADFGYEQIAISVDTRSGPSLSALPAVVARLRGQGMDVRLLFLEAKRETLVKRFSETRRRHPLSGAGITVEESIRLEQEMLADIPELGTRIDTSELSANALRSWVRELLDADGSRPMLIFESFGFKHGLPQDADFVFDARCLPNPYYDPLLRPLTGRDQPVIDFFAGHQEVAEMIADIQALIAKWLPCYGKENRSYLTVAVGCTGGQHRSVFITESLARAFADRQVLVRHRQLYRET; encoded by the coding sequence ATGCGCCTGATATTGATTAGCGGCCTGTCCGGCTCCGGCAAGTCGGTGGCGTTGCGCGCGCTGGAGGACGCCGGCTTCTACTGCGTGGACAATCTGCCGGCGACGATGCTGCCCGAGGCGATGGCGCTGTACGCCGACTTCGGCTACGAACAGATCGCCATCAGCGTCGACACCCGCTCCGGCCCGTCGCTCAGCGCGCTGCCGGCCGTGGTCGCCCGCCTGCGCGGCCAGGGCATGGACGTGCGGCTGCTGTTTCTCGAGGCCAAGCGGGAAACGCTGGTCAAGCGCTTCTCCGAGACCCGCCGGCGCCACCCGCTGTCCGGCGCCGGCATCACGGTGGAGGAAAGCATACGGCTGGAGCAGGAGATGCTGGCCGACATACCGGAACTCGGCACCCGCATCGACACCAGCGAACTGTCGGCCAACGCGCTCAGAAGCTGGGTGCGCGAGCTGCTGGACGCCGACGGCAGCCGGCCGATGCTGATCTTCGAATCGTTCGGCTTCAAGCACGGCCTGCCGCAGGACGCGGACTTCGTGTTCGACGCCCGCTGCCTGCCCAACCCCTACTACGATCCGCTGCTGCGTCCGCTGACCGGCCGCGACCAGCCCGTCATCGACTTCTTCGCCGGCCACCAGGAAGTGGCCGAGATGATAGCCGACATCCAGGCGCTGATCGCCAAATGGCTGCCCTGCTACGGCAAGGAAAACCGCAGCTACCTGACGGTGGCGGTCGGCTGCACCGGCGGCCAGCACCGCTCGGTCTTCATCACCGAGAGCCTGGCCCGCGCCTTCGCCGACCGGCAGGTGCTGGTGCGCCACCGCCAACTGTACCGCGAAACCTGA
- a CDS encoding NAD(P)H-hydrate dehydratase — protein MGADAILSLEALRRLEKAAGELELMRRAALAVADWVARHCPAGAPLLVCAGPGNNGGDALYAALELQGRGHPVRVLQPAAPNSAECRAARRQADDAGLVVLAELPADMPPPALLIDGLFGIGLSRPLDPAWQDLIARLNRLDCARLALDCPSGLDAYTGQPLGAALRADHTLTFLCHKPGLFGGPGADLAGRVELATLDCPPERYPEAQGELNRASAAMLARPRDSHKGSYGAVSIIGGAPGMLGAALLAGRSALAGGAGKVYLCPLDDRLPVDPAAPELMIRPADRIAALPAADVLAIGPGLGQQELAEHLLKQALQQACPLVLDADALNLIAASRDLAGLAAARLAPTVLTPHPAEAARLLQLDTAAVQADRVQHARRLAVHFNCVVVLKGAGSLIVRPDGYYRLNTSGGPELAAAGQGDVLTGLIAALLAQGLPAFDAASLAVRLHGLAGDDYRREAGGPIGLTASATVERIRCALNRLLTGD, from the coding sequence ATGGGCGCCGACGCCATCCTGAGCCTGGAAGCGCTGCGCCGGCTGGAGAAGGCGGCCGGCGAGCTGGAGCTGATGCGCCGCGCCGCGCTGGCCGTCGCCGACTGGGTCGCGCGCCACTGCCCGGCCGGCGCGCCGCTGCTGGTCTGCGCCGGCCCCGGCAACAACGGCGGCGACGCGCTGTACGCGGCACTGGAGTTGCAAGGCCGCGGCCATCCGGTGCGCGTGCTGCAGCCGGCGGCGCCTAACAGCGCCGAGTGCCGGGCGGCCCGCCGCCAGGCCGACGACGCCGGCCTCGTCGTGCTGGCCGAGCTGCCGGCCGACATGCCGCCGCCGGCGCTGTTGATCGACGGCCTGTTCGGCATCGGCCTGTCCCGGCCGCTGGACCCGGCCTGGCAGGATCTGATCGCCCGGCTGAACCGGCTGGACTGCGCCAGACTGGCGCTGGACTGCCCCAGCGGACTGGACGCCTATACCGGGCAGCCACTGGGCGCGGCGCTCCGCGCCGACCACACGCTGACCTTCCTCTGCCACAAGCCCGGCCTGTTCGGCGGCCCCGGCGCCGATCTCGCCGGCCGGGTGGAGCTGGCGACGCTGGACTGTCCCCCCGAACGCTATCCGGAAGCCCAGGGCGAGCTGAACCGCGCGTCGGCCGCCATGCTGGCCCGGCCGCGCGACAGCCACAAGGGCAGCTACGGCGCGGTGTCCATCATAGGCGGCGCCCCCGGCATGCTGGGCGCCGCGTTGCTGGCCGGCCGCAGCGCGCTGGCCGGCGGCGCCGGCAAGGTGTATCTGTGCCCGCTGGACGACAGGTTGCCGGTGGACCCCGCCGCCCCGGAGTTGATGATACGGCCGGCGGACCGGATCGCCGCCCTGCCCGCCGCCGACGTGCTGGCCATCGGCCCCGGACTCGGGCAACAGGAACTGGCCGAGCATCTGCTGAAGCAGGCGCTGCAGCAGGCCTGCCCTCTGGTGCTGGACGCCGACGCGCTGAACCTGATCGCCGCCAGCCGCGACCTGGCCGGCCTCGCCGCCGCGCGTCTGGCGCCGACCGTGCTGACGCCGCATCCGGCCGAGGCCGCCAGGCTGCTGCAGCTGGACACCGCCGCCGTCCAGGCCGACCGCGTGCAGCACGCCCGCCGGCTGGCCGTCCATTTCAACTGCGTCGTCGTGCTGAAGGGCGCCGGCAGCCTGATCGTCCGCCCCGACGGTTACTACCGGCTGAACACCAGCGGCGGGCCGGAACTGGCCGCCGCCGGCCAGGGCGACGTGCTGACCGGCCTGATCGCCGCCTTGCTGGCCCAGGGCCTGCCGGCCTTCGACGCCGCGTCGCTGGCGGTGCGGCTGCACGGCCTGGCCGGCGACGACTACCGGCGCGAAGCCGGCGGCCCGATCGGCCTGACCGCCTCCGCCACCGTCGAGCGGATCCGCTGCGCGCTGAATCGCCTGCTGACCGGAGACTGA
- the ptsN gene encoding PTS IIA-like nitrogen regulatory protein PtsN — protein MNLIGKILTPDHVLLDLDVSSKKRVFEQVGLLVENTRGIARSEIFDSLFSREKLGSTGLGQGVAIPHGRARGLKEATGVFIRLKAPIPFDAPDGKPVQCLFVLLVPEHATDLHLQVLSELAQMFSSRQMREKMLAIANRDELYQLLSEWTPNA, from the coding sequence ATGAATCTCATCGGCAAAATCCTGACTCCGGACCATGTGCTGCTCGATCTGGATGTCTCCAGCAAGAAGCGGGTGTTCGAACAGGTGGGCCTGTTGGTGGAAAACACCCGCGGCATCGCCCGCAGCGAGATCTTCGACAGCCTGTTCAGCCGCGAAAAACTGGGCTCCACCGGACTGGGACAGGGCGTGGCGATTCCGCACGGCCGCGCCCGCGGCCTGAAGGAAGCCACCGGCGTGTTCATCCGGCTGAAGGCGCCGATCCCGTTCGACGCGCCGGACGGCAAGCCGGTGCAGTGCCTGTTCGTGCTGCTGGTGCCCGAGCATGCCACCGACCTGCACTTGCAGGTCCTGTCCGAACTGGCGCAGATGTTCTCCAGCCGCCAGATGCGCGAGAAGATGCTGGCCATCGCCAACCGCGACGAACTCTACCAGTTGCTCAGCGAATGGACCCCCAATGCCTAG